A DNA window from Arachis duranensis cultivar V14167 chromosome 3, aradu.V14167.gnm2.J7QH, whole genome shotgun sequence contains the following coding sequences:
- the LOC107480188 gene encoding uncharacterized protein LOC107480188, whose translation MIAACRTCCCSTSTTTTTSFGAPTTLSLSRSAAFLSLSFNLLRSKSIAVSSTPSVRCRSHFSNDSGNGGGGDTDTEVNCEVHVVSWRERRVKASISIDSDIESVWKALTDYEHLADFIPNLVWSGQIPCPFPGRIWLEQRGFQRAMYWHIEARVVLDLQEFFNSTWDRELRFSMVDGDFKKFEGKWSLKCGTRSSTTNLSYEVNVIPRLNFPAILLERIIRSDLPVNLRALACRVENNIMGNQKLSIADNHLDKTPGAINGSSVKKINGALSESDKLLSEDNKEGLASSIRPCVVDEIHLRRFDGLLENGGVHRGVVASITVKAPVCEVWNVLSSYERLPEIVPNLAISKILSRDNNKVRILQEGCKGLLYMVLHARVVLDLCEYLEQEITFEQVEGDFDSFQGKWIFEQLGNHHTLLKYSVESKMRKDTFLSESIMEEVIYEDLPSNLCAIRDYVENRTASHSLEVFEDITETGQEIVTSASGGDDGCSSADDLSNSNAQSSSRQKPRVPGLQRDIEVLKSELLKFIAEYGQEGFMPMRKQLRLHGRVDIEKAITRMGGFRKIASIMNLSLAYKHRKPKGYWDDLENLKNEISRFQRSWGMDPSFMPSRKSFERAGRFDIARALEKWGGLHEVSRLLSLKVRRKRRRQGNLAKDKKIDPVTATHEHDVGSETKTPRQMWLAGLKQIDEDINWVG comes from the exons ATGATCGCAGCATGCAGAACTTGTTGTTGTTCAACCTCAACGACAACTACCACCAGCTTTGGAGCTCCAACCACCTTATCCCTATCCAGATCAGCCGCATTCCTATCTCTCAGCTTCAACCTTCTTCGCAGCAAGAGCATTGCTGTTTCTTCAACACCTTCCGTACGCTGCAGAAGCCACTTCAGCAATGATAGTGGAaatggaggaggaggagacACTGACACAGAGGTCAACTGCGAGGTCCATGTGGTTTCATGGAGGGAACGCAGAGTTAAGGCTTCCATTTCCATTGATTCTGACATTGAATCCGTTTGGAAGGCTCTCACTGATTATGAGCATCTTGCCGATTTCATACCAAATCTTGTTTGGAG TGGACAAATTCCTTGTCCGTTCCCCGGACGAATATGGTTAGAGCAGAGAGGGTTTCAGAGGGCAATGTATTGGCACATTGAAGCTCGTGTTGTGTTGGATCTTCAGGAATTCTTCAATTCT ACATGGGATCGAGAACTTCGCTTTTCCATGGTTGATGGAGACTTTAAGAAGTTTGAGGGCAAATGGTCCTTAAAATGTGGAACAAG GTCATCAACAACTAATTTATCTTATGAAGTTAATGTGATACCAAGATTGAATTTCCCAGCTATTTTATTGGAAAGGATTATTAGGTCAGATCTTCCAGTAAACCTCCGAGCCTTGGCATGTAGAGTTGAAAATAATATCATGGGAAATCAGAAACTTTCCATTGCAGATAATCACTTGGATAAAACTCCTGGGGCTATTAATGGGTCATCAGTCAAAAAGATAAATGGCGCTTTGTCTGAGAGTGATAAATTACTAAGTGAAGATAACAAAGAAGGTCTGGCCAGCTCAATTAGGCCTTGTGTGGTGGATGAAATTCATCTACGCAGATTTGATGGACTTTTG GAAAATGGAGGTGTTCATCGTGGTGTTGTTGCAAGCATAACAGTTAAGGCTCCTGTTTGTGAAGTATGGAATGTTCTATCTTCCTATGAGAGACTTCCAGA GATAGTTCCAAACTTGGCAATCAGTAAGATTTTATCCCGAGATAACAATAAAGTCCGCATTCTTCAG GAAGGGTGTAAGGGCCTGCTGTATATGGTGCTTCATGCTCGTGTTGTGTTAGATTTGTGTGAATATCTAGAACAAGAGATCACATTTGAACAGGTTGAAGGGGACTTTGACTCATTCCAAGGAAAATGGATCTTTGAGCAACTAGGAAATCATCACACATTGCTAAAGTACTCTGTGGAGTCGAAAATGCGCAAAGATACTTTTCTTTCTGAATCTATCATGGAAGAG GTCATTTATGAAGATCTCCCATCAAACTTGTGTGCAATAAGAGACTATGTTGAGAACAGGACAGCATCACATTCTTTGGAAGTTTTTGAGGACATTACAGAAACAGGGCAAGAAATTGTTACATCTGCCTCTGGAGGTGATGATGGCTGTAGTTCCGCTGACGACTTATCCAATAGCAATGCTCAAAGTTCATCTCGTCAAAAGCCAAGAGTTCCAGGTCTACAGAGAGATATTGAAGTCCTAAAGTCTGAACTTCTAAAATTCATTGCAGAATATGGACAGGAAGGATTTATGCCAATGAGGAAGCAACTTCGATTGCATGGAAGGGTGGATATTGAAAAGGCTATAACTCGCATGGGTGGATTCAGGAAAATCGCATCAATAATGAACCTCTCTTTGGCTTACAAACACCGCAAACCAAAGGGATACTGGGATGatcttgaaaatttgaaaaatgag ATAAGTAGATTTCAAAGAAGCTGGGGGATGGACCCTTCCTTTATGCCCAGTAGAAAATCGTTTGAACGTGCAG GGCGTTTTGACATTGCACGTGCTCTGGAAAAATGGGGTGGACTTCATGAGGTTTCTCGCCTTCTGTCGCTGAAGGTGAGGAGAAAACGAAGAAGACAGGGCAACCTTGCCAAGGATAAGAAAATTGACCCAGTAACAGCCACACATGAACATGATGTAGGCAGTGAAACCAAGACACCAAGACAGATGTGGCTTGCTGGACTAAAACAAATAGACGAGGACATAAATTGGGTTGGGTAA
- the LOC107480189 gene encoding uncharacterized protein At4g08330, chloroplastic, with amino-acid sequence MIAFGDTDILKGSSFQCHQQLQLSPFIRDVTYSCGSCGYELNLSSSNRNTSLIDSSKYGKSIKKGVISFFSVDESRFTQIHQLRWSWIPFFKPRRTKLLCRRCRNHIGFSYTLPSHSWDGISDSRIYDIKLNTLQPSFSADSSLMPGDTSKYESASSSSLVF; translated from the exons ATGATCGCCTTTGGTGACACTGACATCCTTAAGGGATCTTCATTCCAATGTCACCAACAACTTCAGTTGTCCCCCTTTATCAGAGATGTCACTTACAG TTGCGGTTCCTGTGGATATGAGTTGAACTTGAGCTCCAGCAACCGTAACACATCCCTCATTGATTCTTCCAAGTACGGCAAGTCCATCAAGAAGGGTGTCATCTCCTTCTTCTCTGTGGATGAGAGCAGGTTCACTCAGATCCACCAACTTCGATGGTCATGGATACCCTTCTTCAAGCCAAGGAGAACCAAGCTACTCTGCCGCCGGTGCCGGAACCATATCGGTTTTTCTTACACTTTGCCTTCTCACTCATGGGATGGCATTTCTGACTCTAGAATCTATGATATCAAACTCAACACTCTACAACCTTCCTTCTCTGCGGATTCAAGTCTGATGCCGGGTGATACGAGTAAGTACGAGAgtgcatcttcttcttcattggtGTTCTAA
- the LOC107480190 gene encoding CBS domain-containing protein CBSCBSPB3-like — MSGHIPPAPRRNSVHKRPPPMSNKAVNGITSEPPSKASSPPPPELDEQERTVRKLRLSKALTIPEGTTVFDACRRMAARRVNAVLLTDSNALLSGIMTDKDIATRVISEGLRTDQTLVSKVMTMNPTFVTSDTLAIDALQKMIQGKFRHLPVVENGEVIAILDITRCLYDAIFRLEKAVEQGSAIAATVEGVECQYGPNALMDTLREHMFKPSLSTLISEDTKVAFASLADPVYVVSLKMRELRVNSAVVVSQSGTKIQGILTSKDLLMRVVAQNLSPELTLVENVMTPNPDCATLDTTIVDALHMMHKGKFLHLPVVDRDGYVAACLDVLQITHAAISLVSFSSTGAANDVANTIMQKFWDSALSLEPPEDSDTHSELSSHMTADGTERGKSPVQHIDLGNTFSFKLEDLNGHVHRFNCGTEHLDELVSIVMQRVELNDEEQRPTILYEDDEGDRIILATDHDLATAVGYARSSGAKAVKLHLVLGNPTKSEPRPPQSDTTTTTTTVTQTRSSSLSMRSSIVAGAIAVTSVGVFVYLRSCRK, encoded by the exons atgagcGGTCACATTCCTCCTGCTCCGAGGAGGAACAGTGTGCACAAACGGCCTCCGCCAATGTCGAACAAGGCCGTAAACGGAATCACAAGCGAACCTCCTAGCAAGGCTTCTTCTCCGCCTCCTCCTGA GCTTGATGAGCAAGAAAGGACAGTGAGGAAGCTTAGATTGTCGAAAGCCCTCACGATACCCGAGGGGACTACCGTTTTTGATGCATGTAGACGCATGGCGGCTCGGCGGGTTAATGCTGTTTTGTTGACTGATTCGAATGCTTTGCTTTCGGGAATCATGACTGACAAG GACATTGCTACTAGAGTTATATCTGAGGGTTTACGAACAGATCAGACGCTAGTGTCAAAAGTGATGACTATGAATCCCACATTCGTGACGTCAGATACTCTGGCGATTGATGCCCTTCAGAAGATGATCCAAG GTAAATTTCGGCACCTCCCTGTTGTGGAAAATGGAGAAGTCATTGCCATATTGGATATCACTAGATGTCTTTATGATGCCATATTTAGGCTGGAGAAGGCTGTTGAGCAAGGGAGCGCTATTGCTGCCACAGTTGAAGGTGTTGAATGCCAATATG GTCCAAATGCTTTGATGGATACACTGAGAGAGCACATGTTCAAGCCTTCCCTATCAACTCTAATAAGTGAAGATACAAA GGTTGCTTTTGCATCGTTAGCAGATCCTGTCTACGTAGTTTCATTAAAGATGCGGGAGTTGCGTGTTAATTCAGCAGTTGTTGTGTCACAGTCAGGAACCAAGATTCAAGGAATATTGAC TTCAAAGGATCTCCTTATGCGTGTTGTGGCCCAAAATCTTTCTCCTGAGTTGACTCTAGTGGAAAAT GTGATGACTCCAAACCCAGATTGTGCCACCCTAGACACAACAATTGTTGACGCACTACATATGATGCATAAAGGGAAGTTCTTGCATCTTCCTGTTGTAGACAGAG ATGGATATGTGGCTGCTTGTTTGGATGTTTTGCAGATAACTCATGCAGCGATTTCGTTGGTAAGTTTTAG TAGCACTGGAGCTGCTAATGATGTAGCGAATACAATTATGCAAAAGTTTTGGGACTCGGCTCTTTCTTTAGAGCCACCAGAAGATTCTGACACTCATAG TGAACTTTCTAGCCACATGACAGCAGATGGCACAGAGAGAGGGAAGTCTCCTGTGCAACACATAGACTTGGGAAACACATTTTCCTTTAAACTTGAGGATCTCAATGGTCATGTGCATCGATTCAACTGTG GTACCGAACATCTAGATGAGCTTGTATCCATAGTCATGCAGAGAGTTGAACTTAATGACGAAGAACAACGTCCTACAATATTG TACGAGGATGATGAAGGTGATAGAATTATTCTAGCAACGGATCATGATCTTGCTACTGCTGTCGGCTATGCTAGATCTTCAGGAGCAAAG GCTGTAAAGTTGCATTTGGTGTTAGGCAATCCAACCAAATCAGAACCACGACCACCACAATCTGATACAACAACTACTACTACAACAGTAACACAGACTCGTAGTTCTTCTCTTTCCATGCGATCTAGTATTGTTGCAGGTGCGATTGCTGTAACTAGCGTTGGTGTGTTTGTCTACTTAAGGAGCTGCAGAAAGTGA
- the LOC107480165 gene encoding protein SEEDLING PLASTID DEVELOPMENT 1-like, with the protein MSYLICMSEEACLCREIARMLADELKKRVVIVDTSNEIGGDGDVPHAGIGRARRMQVPNVHMQHNVMIEAVENHMPETIIIDEIGTELEALAASTIAQRGVQLVGTAHEMTIENIIKNPSLQNLVGGIESVTLGDEEAKKRKVQKTILERKGPPTFTCAIELISKTECRVHHRLDATVDAILAVIFQPPSNTMAQMVKAVHMILGLESFGPAPKKPYNDALDIEIEDDEPKRKPSRKRLMPWRYKPFLFSEEPNNNNEVQSHSPPPPPVLN; encoded by the exons ATGAGTTATTTAATATGCATGTCTGAAGAAGCTTGCTTGTGCAGAGAGATTGCTAGGATGCTGGCAGATGAGTTAAAGAAGCGTGTTGTAATAGTGGATACATCCAATGAAATTGGAGGTGATGGTGATGTTCCTCATGCGGGCATAGGCAGGGCAAGGAGGATGCAAGTTCCAAATGTACATATGCAGCATAAT GTTATGATTGAAGCAGTTGAAAATCATATGCCTGAAACCATTATAATTGATGAAATTGGAACAGAGCTTGAAGCATTAGCAGCTAGTACCATTGCTCAAAGAGGAGTCCAATTGGTTGGAACAGCACACGAAATGACAattgaaaacataataaaaaatcctTCTCTTCAGAATCTTGTTGGTGGCATAGAG AGTGTAACCCTTGGAGATGAAGAAgctaagaaaaggaaagtgcaAAAGACAATTCTAGAAAGGAAAGGACCTCCTACATTTACTTGTGCTATTGAGTTGATATCTAAAACTGAATGTCGCGTTCATCATAGATTAGATGCAACTGTGGATGCCATTTTGGCAGTTATTTTTCAACCCCCT TCCAATACCATGGCACAAATGGTCAAAGCAGTACATATGATCCTTGGGCTAGAATCATTTGGCCCTGCACCAAAAAAACCTTACAATGATGCTCTTGATATTGAAATCGAGGATGATGAACCAAAACGAAAACCATCTCGGAAGAGATTGATGCCTTGGAGGTACAAGCCTTTCCTTTTCTCAGAGGAGCcaaacaacaataatgaagtTCAATCACATTCTCCCCCTCCTCCCCCAGTCCTAAACTAA